A genomic region of Xanthomonas fragariae contains the following coding sequences:
- the bioD gene encoding dethiobiotin synthase, translating to MQLPALYVTGTDTGIGKTMGSTALLHALRARGHTAVGMKPVASGCEHTPHGWRNEDALALQAASDPQPDYATLNPYALPAPLAPELAAADVGVTLSLKPITGAFAQLRAQAEVVVVEGVGGWAAPLSADLDQADLVRALQLPVVLVVGIRLGCINHARLTAAAIAADGLECIGWIANEVDPHMERVDENIGMLRQRLAMPCWGRIPWRPGADAAIQAQGLQLPI from the coding sequence ATGCAGCTTCCAGCGTTGTATGTTACCGGCACCGATACCGGCATCGGCAAGACCATGGGCAGCACCGCATTGCTGCACGCATTGCGCGCGCGCGGGCACACGGCCGTGGGCATGAAACCGGTCGCCAGCGGCTGCGAGCACACCCCGCACGGCTGGCGCAACGAAGACGCGTTGGCCCTGCAGGCCGCCAGCGACCCGCAGCCGGACTATGCCACCCTCAATCCCTATGCCTTGCCGGCACCGCTGGCGCCGGAGTTGGCCGCGGCCGATGTCGGCGTGACCCTGTCGCTCAAGCCGATCACCGGCGCCTTCGCGCAATTGCGCGCACAGGCCGAGGTGGTGGTAGTTGAAGGCGTCGGCGGCTGGGCCGCGCCACTGAGCGCCGATCTGGACCAAGCCGACCTGGTTCGCGCGCTGCAGCTTCCGGTGGTGCTGGTGGTCGGCATACGGCTGGGTTGTATCAACCATGCGCGCCTGACCGCCGCGGCGATCGCCGCCGATGGGCTGGAATGCATCGGCTGGATCGCCAATGAGGTCGATCCGCACATGGAGCGCGTCGATGAGAACATCGGCATGCTGCGCCAGCGTCTGGCGATGCCGTGCTGGGGCCGGATTCCTTGGCGGCCGGGTGCCGATGCAGCGATCCAGGCGCAGGGGCTGCAATTGCCGATCTGA
- a CDS encoding GAF domain-containing protein: MFTTSSLTGSKPEYYAQLIAQAQALVYGEPNLVANAANLAALIFHSLPSLNWAGFYFYDGLELVVGPFQGLPACVRIPLDNGVCGAAASTRQSQCIADVDAFPGHIACDSASRSELVIPLVKGDALIGVLDLDSPELGRFDADDQRGLEAIAQVFVDALA; the protein is encoded by the coding sequence ATGTTCACAACCTCCTCGCTGACCGGCAGCAAGCCGGAATACTATGCCCAGCTCATCGCCCAGGCCCAGGCACTGGTCTACGGCGAGCCGAATCTCGTCGCCAATGCCGCCAATCTGGCCGCGCTGATCTTCCATTCGTTGCCGTCGCTCAACTGGGCCGGCTTCTATTTCTACGATGGCCTCGAACTGGTGGTGGGGCCGTTCCAGGGCTTGCCGGCGTGCGTGCGCATTCCGTTGGACAACGGCGTATGCGGCGCGGCCGCCAGCACCCGGCAGAGCCAGTGCATTGCCGATGTGGATGCGTTCCCCGGGCACATCGCCTGCGATTCGGCATCGCGCTCGGAGCTGGTGATTCCGCTGGTCAAGGGCGATGCGCTGATCGGTGTACTGGATCTGGACAGCCCTGAGCTGGGCCGCTTCGACGCGGACGACCAGCGCGGCCTGGAGGCGATTGCACAGGTCTTTGTGGACGCCTTAGCGTGA
- a CDS encoding IS5 family transposase, whose product MKPRKPYSTDISDEEWAFAAPYLTLMDVQAPQRKYELRAMFNALRWIARAGAPWRLLPNDFPPWEAVYQQTQRWLQAGCFEAMVSDLRSLLRVAQGKKGQPSAVIFDARTLQSTCESGPRAGYDGYKRKKGSKVHMAVDTLGHLLAVQVTPANEQERAQVRSLAQEVQHVTGETVKIAFVDQGYTGQEPAQAATEEGIELQVIKLQEAKKGFVLLPRRWVVERSFGWANRFRRLARDYERLPETLAGLHFVVFTILMLGNAATLFQSS is encoded by the coding sequence ATGAAGCCTCGTAAGCCTTATTCCACCGATATTTCCGACGAAGAATGGGCCTTTGCGGCTCCCTATTTGACGCTGATGGACGTGCAGGCACCGCAGCGCAAGTATGAGCTACGCGCGATGTTCAACGCACTGCGGTGGATCGCGCGCGCCGGCGCACCATGGCGATTGCTTCCCAACGATTTTCCGCCCTGGGAAGCGGTGTATCAGCAAACACAGCGCTGGCTGCAAGCGGGCTGCTTTGAGGCCATGGTCAGTGATCTGCGCTCACTCTTGCGTGTGGCGCAAGGGAAAAAAGGCCAGCCGAGCGCGGTCATTTTCGATGCTCGCACGCTGCAGTCCACCTGCGAAAGCGGGCCGCGTGCTGGATACGATGGCTATAAACGCAAGAAAGGCAGCAAGGTACACATGGCCGTCGATACGCTTGGACATCTGCTCGCTGTCCAGGTGACGCCGGCTAATGAGCAGGAGCGCGCGCAAGTCCGATCGTTGGCACAAGAGGTACAACACGTGACCGGTGAAACGGTCAAGATCGCCTTTGTTGATCAGGGCTACACCGGTCAAGAACCGGCGCAGGCGGCCACGGAAGAAGGCATTGAGTTGCAAGTGATCAAGCTGCAAGAAGCGAAAAAAGGCTTTGTCTTGCTGCCGCGCCGTTGGGTTGTCGAGCGCAGCTTCGGATGGGCCAATCGTTTCAGACGGCTGGCACGCGACTACGAGCGATTGCCGGAAACCTTGGCCGGTTTGCACTTCGTCGTCTTCACGATCCTGATGCTTGGAAATGCAGCCACCCTCTTTCAAAGTTCATAA
- a CDS encoding TfoX/Sxy family protein, translated as MTTERMRNIGPKSAAWLRQVGLRTQQDLQAVGAVDAFVKVRRAGFKPSLNLLYSLEGALADCHWQKVPEARRHALLAEYEAANALLPVRSRAIGGSVETVHFARADNDDAHSDMIDTADDDATPGETRDD; from the coding sequence GTGACCACCGAGCGGATGCGCAATATCGGCCCCAAGAGCGCGGCATGGCTGCGCCAGGTTGGGCTGCGCACGCAGCAGGATTTGCAGGCGGTAGGTGCGGTGGACGCCTTCGTCAAAGTGCGCCGTGCCGGCTTCAAGCCCAGCCTCAATCTGCTGTACTCACTGGAAGGCGCGTTGGCCGATTGCCATTGGCAGAAAGTGCCGGAAGCCCGACGCCATGCATTACTCGCCGAATACGAAGCAGCCAATGCGCTGTTGCCGGTGCGCAGCCGCGCAATCGGTGGGTCGGTGGAAACCGTGCATTTCGCGCGTGCCGACAACGACGATGCGCATAGCGACATGATCGATACGGCCGATGACGATGCGACACCCGGCGAGACGCGCGATGATTAA